One region of Armigeres subalbatus isolate Guangzhou_Male chromosome 3, GZ_Asu_2, whole genome shotgun sequence genomic DNA includes:
- the LOC134227645 gene encoding FGFR1 oncogene partner 2 homolog produces the protein MSVTFEQIILDAKRIANRLKDREALGDSLLLETESVNKQIESMRQFQDDIDILNKLARDRSNNQLITIIHQENPQIREIQQENRLLKAALEDHQHTLEHIMTKYREHTQSKILNTKVNFVEVFSKHQQFNEQKDEVIRQQTQKIQEMAAVMQRASQLDEEKFNQDQEFLSKLITENKGLRELLEISHKYGSNGQRILVDDKSTQTDTHLLDAPTASTSKSATSSFNDSSASNTGTIKVSPSSLKSQAASLASSASAPTAVSSTPSGVSSTVSTLS, from the exons ATGTCGGTTACATTCGAACAGATTATTTTGGACGCCAAAAGAATCGCCAATCGGCTGAAGGACCGTGAAGCTCTTGGAGATTCTCTACTGCTGGAGACGGAGTCCGTGAACAAGCAAATCGAATCGATGCGACAATTTCAAGACGATATCGACATATTGAACAAGCTGGCGCGGGATCGCTCCAACAATCAACTGATCACAATCATTCACCAGGAGAATCCACAGATCCGGGAAATCCAGCAGGAGAATCGACTGTTGAAGGCGGCCTTGGAAGATCACCAACACACACTGGAGCATATAATGACCAAATACCGAGAACATACCCAAAGCAAGATCCTCAACACGAAGGTTAACTTTGTGGAAGTGTTCAGCAAGCATCAGCAGTTTAATGAGCAGAAGGACGAGGTGATTCGGCAGCAAACACAGAAGATTCAGGAAATGGCAGCCGTCATGCAGCGCGCCTCTCAATTGGATGAGGAAAAGTTCAACCAAGATCAGGAGTTTCTCAGTAAGCTGATCACAGAAAACAAG GGCCTCCGAGAACTGTTGGAGATTTCACACAAGTACGGTTCGAACGGGCAGAGAATTCTAGTCGACGATAAATCCACTCAGACCGACACCCATCTGTTAGATGCGCCAACTGCATCCACCTCGAAGAGTGCAACCAGCAGTTTCAATGATTCTTCAGCCTCGAACACCGGTACGATCAAGGTCAGCCCATCGTCCCTGAAGTCACAAGCCGCATCTTTGGCATCTTCTGCGTCAGCTCCCACGGCGGTATCTTCTACGCCAAGCGGAGTCAGTTCGACGGTATCCACCCTCTCGTGA